The proteins below are encoded in one region of Ornithinimicrobium avium:
- a CDS encoding PH domain-containing protein yields MPQPPPQESVRISRRILDRYLLDDEIPVVATRQHWARLAEPFATMLLSLVAVAAVTASLEGPAVRAGGFLWLVWFAVAGRALWRLLEWHNEWFVATDRRMLLVYGFITQRVAMMPLTKVTDMNYGRSVPGRLLGYGRFVLESAGQDQALREIDYLPDPDEKYRRICATIFAQGRDEGERRRAVTEAFDEHVSPDRGWEAVDRHELPTDWEWVDDEARRARESTRRQVAVDPDPTPWE; encoded by the coding sequence GTGCCGCAGCCCCCTCCGCAGGAGTCGGTCCGGATCAGCAGACGGATCCTGGACCGCTACCTGCTGGACGACGAGATCCCCGTGGTGGCCACCCGCCAGCACTGGGCGCGCCTGGCCGAGCCGTTCGCCACCATGCTGCTCTCCCTGGTGGCGGTCGCGGCGGTCACGGCCTCGCTCGAGGGGCCGGCCGTGCGGGCCGGCGGTTTCCTGTGGCTGGTGTGGTTCGCCGTCGCCGGGAGGGCGCTGTGGCGGCTGCTGGAGTGGCACAACGAGTGGTTCGTGGCCACCGACCGGCGGATGCTGCTGGTCTACGGGTTCATCACCCAGCGGGTGGCGATGATGCCGCTGACCAAGGTCACCGACATGAACTACGGGCGGTCCGTGCCGGGCCGGCTGCTCGGCTACGGGCGCTTCGTGCTCGAGTCCGCCGGGCAGGACCAGGCGCTGCGCGAGATCGACTACCTGCCCGACCCCGACGAGAAGTACCGCCGGATCTGCGCGACGATCTTCGCCCAGGGCCGGGACGAGGGAGAGCGTCGGCGCGCCGTGACCGAGGCCTTCGACGAGCACGTGAGCCCCGACCGCGGCTGGGAGGCCGTCGACCGGCACGAGCTGCCCACCGACTGGGAGTGGGTCGACGACGAGGCCCGGCGGGCGCGCGAGTCGACCCGTCGGCAGGTCGCGGTCGACCCGGACCCCACGCCCTGGGAGTAG
- a CDS encoding homogentisate 1,2-dioxygenase — protein sequence MAHYRSVGDVPPKRHTQHRDEQGNLYYEELMGEEGFSSDSSLLYHRNIPSAIADAKVWDLGEMSTVPNHPLLPRHLKLHDLEFGGADVVTGRRLVLGNGDVRLLYVVADTPSPYYRNAIGDEVVYLERGGARVETVFGSFEVGQGDYVVVPRATTHRWVPRVEGDEGYAEPLRAYVIEGNSHIGPPKRYLSRYGQLLEHAPYCERDLRGPDGPLLAEDTGADREQPTDVYVKHRGGGERSTGGLVGTVYTYPYHPFDVVGWDGCLYPYVFNVSDFEPITGRVHQPPPVHQVFEGTNFVVCNFVPRKVDYHPLSIPVPYYHSNVDSDEIMFYVDGDYEARKGSGIGKGSISVHPGGHAHGPQPGATEKSIGVDYFDELAVMVDTFRPLELGEAGREVDDGRYAGSWGRGLAPGGAQSGEGEIFSTS from the coding sequence ATGGCGCACTACCGCAGCGTCGGCGACGTCCCGCCGAAGCGGCACACCCAGCACCGCGACGAGCAGGGCAACCTCTACTACGAGGAGCTGATGGGGGAGGAGGGATTCTCCAGCGACTCCAGCCTGCTCTACCACCGCAACATCCCCTCGGCGATCGCCGACGCGAAGGTGTGGGACCTGGGCGAGATGTCCACCGTGCCCAACCACCCGCTGCTGCCGCGCCACCTGAAGCTGCACGACCTGGAGTTCGGGGGCGCGGACGTGGTCACCGGCCGCCGGCTGGTCCTGGGCAACGGCGACGTGCGGCTGCTCTACGTGGTCGCCGACACCCCCAGCCCCTACTACCGCAACGCGATCGGCGACGAGGTCGTCTACCTCGAGCGGGGCGGCGCCCGGGTGGAGACCGTCTTCGGCTCCTTCGAGGTCGGGCAGGGCGACTACGTCGTCGTCCCGCGGGCGACCACCCACCGGTGGGTCCCGCGGGTCGAGGGCGACGAGGGGTATGCCGAGCCGCTGCGCGCCTACGTCATCGAGGGCAACAGCCACATCGGCCCGCCGAAGCGCTACCTGTCCCGGTACGGCCAGCTGCTCGAGCACGCGCCCTACTGCGAGCGCGACCTGCGCGGGCCCGACGGTCCGCTGCTGGCCGAGGACACCGGCGCCGACCGGGAGCAGCCCACGGACGTCTACGTCAAGCACCGCGGCGGCGGGGAGCGCAGCACCGGCGGGCTGGTCGGCACGGTCTACACCTACCCCTACCACCCCTTCGACGTGGTCGGCTGGGACGGCTGCCTCTACCCCTACGTGTTCAACGTCTCCGACTTCGAGCCGATCACCGGGCGGGTGCACCAGCCGCCGCCGGTGCACCAGGTCTTCGAGGGGACCAACTTCGTGGTGTGCAACTTCGTGCCGCGCAAGGTCGACTACCACCCGCTGTCGATCCCGGTGCCCTACTACCACTCCAACGTGGACTCCGACGAGATCATGTTCTACGTCGACGGCGACTACGAGGCCCGCAAGGGCTCGGGCATCGGCAAGGGCTCGATCTCGGTGCACCCCGGCGGGCACGCGCACGGGCCGCAGCCCGGCGCGACGGAGAAGTCGATCGGCGTGGACTACTTCGACGAGCTGGCCGTCATGGTCGACACCTTCCGGCCGCTGGAGCTGGGCGAGGCCGGCCGGGAGGTCGATGACGGGCGCTACGCTGGGTCCTGGGGCCGTGGGCTGGCGCCCGGCGGCGCGCAGTCCGGCGAGGGCGAGATCTTCTCGACCAGCTGA
- the fahA gene encoding fumarylacetoacetase → MTSPLDLPADHPFGPHHLPYGAISPSGDAAGVRLGVRVGDHALDLRAAAAGTPWAAALRGPTLNPFLELGPQAWAGLRGWLQERLVDEAGRDQLGAHLHPLDRVEVHLPFEVRDYVDFYASEQHATNVGRIFRPDGAALTPNWKHLPIGYHGRSSTVVVSGTDVVRPTGQRKGKDDPAPVFGPSVRLDIEAELGFVVGGSTPVGSRVEVDGALDHLFGVALFNDWSARDIQAWEYVPLGPFLGKSFASSIAAWITPMAALDAARVPLPVQDPEPLPYLRGSPGSVFGLDVTMEVAINGTVVSRPPYRELYWSPTQMLAHLTVNGAALTSGDLFASGTTSGPQKDTRGSLLELTWSGAEPLTLDDGTTRTFLEDGDTVTITATAPGPEGTVVGLAEVSGTIRPAR, encoded by the coding sequence GTGACCTCGCCGCTCGACCTGCCCGCCGACCATCCCTTCGGCCCGCACCACCTGCCCTACGGCGCGATCAGCCCGTCCGGGGACGCGGCCGGCGTGCGGCTGGGGGTGCGGGTCGGGGACCACGCGCTCGACCTGCGGGCCGCGGCGGCGGGCACGCCGTGGGCGGCCGCGCTGCGGGGGCCGACCCTCAACCCGTTCCTCGAGCTCGGGCCGCAGGCCTGGGCCGGGCTGCGCGGCTGGCTGCAGGAGCGGCTGGTCGACGAGGCCGGCCGGGACCAGCTCGGCGCGCACCTGCACCCGCTGGACCGGGTCGAGGTGCACCTGCCCTTCGAGGTCCGGGACTACGTCGACTTCTACGCCAGCGAGCAGCACGCCACCAACGTGGGCCGCATCTTCCGCCCGGACGGGGCGGCGCTGACGCCCAACTGGAAGCACCTGCCGATCGGCTACCACGGCCGCTCCTCCACCGTCGTCGTCTCCGGCACCGACGTCGTGCGGCCCACCGGCCAGCGCAAGGGCAAGGACGACCCGGCACCGGTCTTCGGCCCCAGCGTGCGGCTGGACATCGAGGCCGAGCTCGGCTTCGTCGTCGGCGGGTCCACGCCGGTCGGCTCGCGCGTCGAGGTCGACGGGGCCCTCGACCACCTCTTCGGGGTGGCGCTGTTCAACGACTGGTCCGCGCGGGACATCCAGGCCTGGGAGTACGTGCCGCTCGGCCCGTTCCTCGGCAAGTCCTTCGCCTCCTCCATCGCCGCGTGGATCACGCCGATGGCCGCCCTGGACGCCGCCCGGGTGCCGCTGCCGGTGCAGGACCCCGAGCCGCTGCCCTACCTGCGCGGCTCGCCGGGGTCGGTGTTCGGCCTCGACGTCACGATGGAGGTCGCGATCAACGGCACCGTCGTCTCCCGCCCGCCCTACCGGGAGCTGTACTGGTCGCCCACCCAGATGCTGGCCCACCTGACCGTCAACGGAGCCGCCCTGACCAGCGGCGACCTGTTCGCCTCGGGCACCACCTCGGGACCGCAGAAGGACACGCGCGGCAGCCTGCTGGAGCTGACCTGGTCCGGCGCCGAGCCGCTGACCCTCGACGACGGGACGACCCGGACCTTCCTGGAGGACGGCGACACGGTGACCATCACCGCGACCGCGCCAGGTCCCGAGGGCACCGTGGTGGGGCTGGCCGAGGTGAGCGGCACCATCCGTCCGGCCCGCTGA
- the def gene encoding peptide deformylase translates to MAVRPITVIGHKALHSPTKKVREVTEEVRTLVADMFETMEAAEGVGLAANQVASRLRIFVYDCPVPEGPNARGVVVNPVLERLGTPAPLDPEEDGEGCLSVPGEWFPLARHPRARVTGTDLDGNEVVVEGEGLLARCLQHETDHLDGYLYLDRLTGPVKAEAREAVKDRGWADEGVLRWDPTSTTADEV, encoded by the coding sequence ATGGCAGTCCGTCCCATCACCGTCATCGGGCACAAGGCCCTGCACTCCCCGACCAAGAAGGTCCGGGAGGTGACCGAGGAGGTCCGCACCCTGGTCGCCGACATGTTCGAGACCATGGAGGCCGCCGAGGGCGTGGGCCTGGCCGCCAACCAGGTGGCCTCCCGGCTGCGCATCTTCGTCTACGACTGCCCGGTGCCTGAGGGTCCCAACGCGCGCGGCGTCGTGGTCAACCCCGTGCTGGAGCGCCTGGGCACGCCTGCCCCGCTCGACCCCGAGGAGGACGGCGAGGGCTGCCTGTCCGTGCCCGGCGAATGGTTCCCGCTCGCCCGCCACCCGCGCGCCCGCGTCACCGGCACCGACCTGGACGGCAACGAGGTCGTCGTCGAGGGCGAGGGCCTGCTCGCCCGCTGCCTGCAGCACGAGACCGACCACCTGGACGGCTACCTCTACCTCGACCGGCTCACCGGCCCCGTCAAGGCCGAGGCCCGCGAGGCGGTCAAGGACCGCGGCTGGGCCGACGAGGGCGTCCTGAGGTGGGACCCGACCAGCACCACCGCCGACGAGGTCTGA
- a CDS encoding sugar porter family MFS transporter: MTEQDTGVRAGGRDYVLGQAVLLASVAALGGFLFGFDTAVINGAVNAMRDDFGMGSVLTGFVVSSALLGCVLGAYLAGRLAERFGRIRVMVLAASMFSVSAIGSGLSFGAWDMIGWRVIGGLGVGAASVIAPAYIAEISPASIRGRLGSLQQMAIVTGIFVALLSDYFLASVAGGSDAALWGSVAWRWMFIAELVPAVAYGVLALTIPESPRYLVSKGETERAREVLGRVMLRGIPERIKEIQRTVRREARASLSDLRGSTGKVLPIVWIGIGLSVFQQFVGINVIFYYSSTLWQAVGFTEEDALTQTVITSVTNIAVTIVAIALIDRIGRRRLLLIGSAGMLVSLGTMAWIFATAHRVEQDGQLVPVLSDQQGLVALVAANAFVVFFGMSWGPGVWVLLGEMFNNAIRATALGIAAAAQWLANFAISMSFPVMADVGLGFAYGFYTLFALLSFFFVLKWVPETKGKELEDMD, encoded by the coding sequence ATGACCGAGCAGGACACCGGCGTCCGGGCGGGCGGCAGGGACTACGTGCTGGGTCAGGCGGTGCTGCTCGCGTCGGTGGCCGCCCTGGGCGGCTTCCTCTTCGGCTTCGACACGGCCGTCATCAACGGCGCGGTCAACGCGATGCGCGACGACTTCGGGATGGGCTCGGTCCTGACCGGCTTCGTGGTCAGCTCCGCCCTCCTGGGCTGCGTCCTGGGCGCCTACCTCGCCGGCCGGCTCGCGGAGCGGTTCGGCCGGATCCGCGTCATGGTGCTCGCCGCGTCGATGTTCTCCGTCTCGGCGATCGGCTCCGGTCTGTCCTTCGGCGCGTGGGACATGATCGGCTGGCGGGTGATCGGCGGGCTCGGGGTCGGTGCCGCCTCGGTCATCGCCCCGGCCTACATCGCCGAGATCTCGCCGGCCTCGATCCGGGGCCGGCTCGGCTCGCTGCAGCAGATGGCCATCGTCACCGGGATCTTCGTGGCGCTGCTGTCCGACTACTTCCTGGCCAGCGTCGCGGGCGGCTCGGACGCGGCGCTGTGGGGCAGCGTGGCGTGGCGCTGGATGTTCATCGCCGAGCTGGTCCCGGCGGTGGCCTACGGCGTGCTGGCCCTGACCATCCCCGAGTCGCCGCGCTACCTGGTCAGCAAGGGCGAGACCGAGCGGGCCCGCGAGGTGCTGGGCCGGGTGATGCTGCGCGGCATCCCGGAGCGGATCAAGGAGATCCAGCGCACCGTGCGTCGCGAGGCGCGCGCCTCCCTGTCCGACCTGCGCGGGAGCACCGGCAAGGTGCTGCCGATCGTGTGGATCGGGATCGGGCTGTCGGTCTTCCAGCAGTTCGTCGGCATCAACGTGATCTTCTACTACTCCTCGACGCTGTGGCAGGCGGTCGGCTTCACCGAGGAGGACGCCCTCACCCAGACGGTCATCACCTCGGTGACCAACATCGCGGTGACGATCGTGGCGATCGCGCTCATCGACCGGATCGGCCGCCGCCGGCTGCTGCTCATCGGCTCGGCCGGGATGCTCGTCTCGCTCGGGACGATGGCGTGGATCTTCGCCACCGCCCACCGGGTCGAGCAGGACGGCCAGCTGGTCCCGGTGCTCTCCGACCAGCAGGGTCTGGTGGCGCTGGTGGCCGCCAACGCCTTCGTGGTCTTCTTCGGCATGTCGTGGGGCCCGGGCGTCTGGGTCCTGCTGGGCGAGATGTTCAACAACGCGATCCGGGCCACGGCGCTCGGCATCGCGGCGGCGGCGCAGTGGCTGGCGAACTTCGCGATCTCGATGAGCTTCCCGGTGATGGCCGACGTGGGCCTGGGCTTCGCCTACGGCTTCTACACGCTGTTCGCGCTGCTGTCCTTCTTCTTCGTGCTCAAGTGGGTGCCGGAGACGAAGGGCAAGGAGCTGGAGGACATGGACTGA
- a CDS encoding pyridoxal phosphate-dependent aminotransferase, with translation MGVRTASRLENLGTETAFAVAAAAADWKARGNEIYPFHLGDLDVALAPHIVEAMNAAIADGRTGYCPGAGVPELRAALAEDVGARRGTTYSPENVTVMTGGKPVITKFVQAVMNPGDEVLYPNPGFPIYESQIEYHGGAAKAYRYLPTETGFAIDLDQVRSLLTERTVAIIYNDLQNPISAESTQAEREAIAQLAVEHDLWVLSDEAYFEMRYEGVSTSIASLPGMAERTVILYTFSKKFAMTGSRLGAAVAPVELSRVFSTMNTNDESCTTHYVQWAGIAALQGTQAPVQDMLEVLRGRRDAACEIVNATPGMSVEVPQSTFYLFPDVTEAVGLVGAEDLADFAEQALHRTGVSFCTRNHFGRPQPGEDRSYIRLAYSGLSQERIREGLTGMRRWIESAR, from the coding sequence ATGGGCGTGCGGACGGCCAGCAGGCTGGAGAACCTCGGCACGGAGACGGCCTTCGCGGTCGCCGCGGCGGCCGCGGACTGGAAGGCGCGCGGCAACGAGATCTACCCCTTCCACCTCGGCGACCTCGACGTCGCCCTCGCACCGCACATCGTGGAGGCGATGAACGCCGCGATCGCCGACGGGCGGACGGGGTACTGCCCCGGCGCGGGCGTCCCCGAGCTGCGCGCGGCCCTGGCGGAGGACGTCGGCGCCCGGCGCGGCACCACATACTCCCCCGAGAACGTGACCGTGATGACCGGCGGCAAGCCGGTCATCACCAAGTTCGTCCAGGCGGTGATGAACCCGGGCGACGAGGTGCTCTACCCCAACCCGGGCTTCCCGATCTACGAGTCGCAGATCGAGTACCACGGCGGCGCGGCGAAGGCCTACCGCTACCTGCCGACCGAGACCGGTTTTGCGATCGACCTCGACCAGGTCCGCAGCCTGCTCACCGAGCGGACCGTCGCGATCATCTACAACGACCTGCAGAACCCGATCTCCGCCGAGTCGACCCAGGCCGAGCGGGAGGCCATCGCCCAGCTCGCGGTCGAGCACGACCTGTGGGTGCTCTCCGACGAGGCCTACTTCGAGATGCGCTACGAGGGCGTGTCCACCTCGATCGCCTCCCTGCCGGGGATGGCCGAGCGCACCGTCATCCTCTACACCTTCTCCAAGAAGTTCGCGATGACCGGCTCGCGCCTCGGCGCCGCGGTGGCGCCGGTCGAGCTCAGCCGGGTCTTCTCCACGATGAACACCAACGACGAGTCGTGCACCACGCACTACGTGCAGTGGGCCGGCATCGCCGCGCTCCAGGGCACCCAGGCGCCGGTGCAGGACATGCTCGAGGTGCTGCGTGGCCGCCGCGACGCCGCGTGCGAGATCGTCAACGCCACCCCGGGCATGTCGGTCGAGGTCCCGCAGTCGACCTTCTACCTCTTCCCCGACGTCACCGAGGCCGTCGGCCTCGTCGGCGCCGAGGACCTGGCCGACTTCGCCGAGCAGGCGCTGCACCGCACCGGCGTGAGCTTCTGCACCCGCAACCACTTCGGCCGGCCGCAGCCGGGCGAGGACCGCAGCTACATCCGCCTGGCCTACTCCGGCCTGTCGCAGGAGCGCATCCGCGAGGGCCTGACCGGGATGCGGCGGTGGATCGAGTCCGCCCGGTGA
- a CDS encoding phosphoenolpyruvate carboxykinase (GTP), with amino-acid sequence MQQQMEITGGTTHAELDAWVKGVADHTQPEAVVWVTGSQEESAQINATLVEAGTFTRLAEDKKPDSYLALSDPQDVARVEGRTFICSRREQDAGPTNNWMDPQEMKDTLRPLFEGSMRGRTMFVIPFVMGHLDAEDPKFGVEITDSPYVVASMRIMARIGSDVLARMEETDAAYVKGLHSVGAPLADGEDDVPWPCNETKYIVHFPEERAIWSYGSGYGGNALLGKKCYALRIASVMARDEGWLAEHMLILKLTSPDGEVHYVAGAFPSACGKTNLAMIQPTMPGWSAELVGDDISWMRFGQDGRLYAVNPEFGLFGVAPGTGRGTNPVAMDTIEQGHSIFTNVARTPDGDVWWEGMTKEEPAALTDWHGNPWTPGSQVKAAHPNSRFCTPIRQVPTIAPEYDDPRGVPISAIMFGGRRKTTVPLVTQARDWQHGTFIASTLSSETTAAATGEVGVVRRDPMAMLPFIGYNASHYFEHWLALGEGADPDKLPKIFLVNWFRRDEDDRFLWPGFGENSRVLKWMLDRIEGRVGAQESPIGLLPRPEDLDTEALDLSEEDLAAALAFDPQEWEAEIPLIQEWFDKFGDELPAALREELAALQERLAGQEV; translated from the coding sequence ATGCAGCAGCAGATGGAGATCACCGGCGGCACGACGCACGCCGAGCTCGACGCCTGGGTGAAGGGGGTGGCCGACCACACGCAGCCGGAGGCGGTCGTCTGGGTCACCGGGTCGCAGGAGGAGAGCGCGCAGATCAACGCGACGCTGGTGGAGGCGGGGACCTTCACCAGGCTGGCCGAGGACAAGAAGCCCGACAGCTACCTGGCCCTGTCCGACCCGCAGGACGTGGCGCGGGTGGAGGGACGCACCTTCATCTGCTCCCGCCGCGAGCAGGACGCCGGCCCGACGAACAACTGGATGGATCCGCAGGAGATGAAGGACACCCTGCGGCCGCTCTTCGAGGGTTCCATGCGGGGCCGCACGATGTTCGTCATCCCCTTCGTCATGGGCCACCTGGACGCCGAGGACCCCAAGTTCGGCGTCGAGATCACCGACTCCCCCTACGTCGTGGCCTCGATGCGGATCATGGCGCGCATCGGCAGCGACGTCCTGGCCAGGATGGAGGAGACGGACGCCGCCTACGTCAAGGGGCTGCACTCCGTGGGCGCGCCCCTCGCCGACGGCGAGGACGACGTCCCCTGGCCCTGCAACGAGACCAAGTACATCGTCCACTTCCCCGAGGAGCGCGCGATCTGGTCCTACGGGTCGGGCTACGGCGGCAACGCGCTGCTGGGCAAGAAGTGCTACGCCCTGCGCATCGCCTCGGTGATGGCGCGCGACGAGGGCTGGCTGGCCGAGCACATGCTCATCCTCAAGCTCACCAGCCCCGACGGCGAGGTCCACTACGTCGCCGGTGCCTTCCCCTCCGCGTGCGGCAAGACCAACCTGGCGATGATCCAGCCCACGATGCCCGGCTGGAGCGCCGAGCTGGTCGGCGACGACATCTCCTGGATGCGGTTCGGGCAGGACGGTCGGCTGTATGCCGTCAATCCCGAGTTCGGTCTGTTCGGCGTCGCGCCGGGCACCGGCCGCGGCACGAACCCGGTCGCGATGGACACCATCGAGCAGGGCCACTCCATCTTCACCAACGTGGCCCGCACCCCCGACGGCGACGTCTGGTGGGAGGGCATGACCAAGGAGGAGCCGGCCGCGCTGACCGACTGGCACGGCAACCCCTGGACCCCGGGGTCGCAGGTCAAGGCCGCGCACCCCAACAGCCGTTTCTGCACGCCGATCCGGCAGGTGCCCACCATCGCGCCGGAGTACGACGACCCGCGCGGCGTGCCGATCTCGGCGATCATGTTCGGCGGCCGCCGCAAGACCACCGTGCCGCTGGTCACCCAGGCGCGCGACTGGCAGCACGGGACCTTCATCGCCTCGACGCTGTCCTCGGAGACGACGGCCGCGGCAACCGGTGAGGTGGGCGTGGTGCGGCGCGACCCGATGGCGATGCTGCCGTTCATCGGCTACAACGCCAGCCACTACTTCGAGCACTGGCTCGCGCTGGGCGAGGGCGCCGACCCCGACAAGCTGCCGAAGATCTTCCTCGTCAACTGGTTCCGCCGCGACGAGGACGACCGTTTTCTCTGGCCCGGTTTCGGCGAGAACTCCCGCGTCCTGAAGTGGATGCTCGACCGCATCGAGGGCCGGGTCGGGGCGCAGGAGAGCCCGATCGGCCTGCTGCCCCGTCCCGAGGACCTCGACACCGAGGCGCTGGACCTGTCCGAGGAGGACCTGGCGGCAGCGCTCGCGTTCGACCCCCAGGAGTGGGAGGCTGAGATCCCGCTCATCCAGGAGTGGTTCGACAAGTTCGGTGACGAGCTCCCGGCAGCCCTGCGCGAGGAGCTGGCGGCGCTGCAGGAGCGCCTGGCCGGTCAGGAGGTCTAG
- a CDS encoding LCP family protein yields MNARRDRTGSHAVFGSRAEWVDHREGRGRTLGRALWLTALSALVPGAGLIGTRRRRLGLLIVSLLVLGTVALALVVRHNGLTATALETAADSRLLRTVLWCLLAGTLVWVAAIALTALTSRPRRSTGGQRAVLAVFTAVLCLAVSAPAALAVRYVDSHLAAMDKVFARPPSSPDGVEPTSALGPPDDPWADLPRVNVLLLGSDAAEAREGTRTDTMIVASIDTHTGDSVLFSVPRNLQKVPFPRDSPLHQLFPNGYDCGNQCLMNAVWTLADLTAEEHPDWFAGDPDPGLTATREVLETVLGLPIQHTVIVNLDGFADLVDAIGGVLVTVKDPIPINGRTFTNAQGNIQLDTSSKVEWLQPGTQRLTGKQALGYARSRVTTDDYDRMRRQRCIVAAVVHQVEPMTLLQRYPQIIGAVGDNVVTDIPRQDLPTWAELTLLVQGATMKSLPFTESNTDTVDPNFSDIRARVWEAIHPAPEAPATPGDSGSSTATASPTDGDRQTTTAPGPQDPGTTTPPDKLEDVGAVCD; encoded by the coding sequence ATGAACGCCCGCCGCGACCGAACCGGCTCGCACGCCGTCTTCGGGTCCCGCGCCGAGTGGGTCGACCACCGCGAGGGCCGCGGACGGACCCTGGGCCGTGCGCTCTGGCTCACCGCGCTCAGCGCCCTGGTGCCCGGGGCGGGGCTGATCGGGACGCGGCGCCGCCGCCTGGGGCTGCTCATCGTCTCCCTCCTGGTGCTCGGCACCGTCGCGCTGGCTCTCGTGGTGCGGCACAACGGGCTGACCGCGACCGCCCTGGAGACGGCCGCCGACAGCAGGCTGCTGCGGACGGTCCTGTGGTGCCTGCTGGCCGGGACCCTGGTGTGGGTGGCCGCGATCGCCCTCACCGCGCTGACCAGCCGGCCGCGCCGCTCGACCGGAGGCCAGCGGGCGGTGCTGGCGGTCTTCACGGCCGTGCTCTGCCTGGCGGTCAGCGCGCCGGCCGCCCTGGCGGTCCGCTACGTCGACAGCCACCTGGCGGCGATGGACAAGGTCTTCGCGCGGCCTCCCAGCTCCCCCGACGGGGTCGAGCCGACCTCGGCGCTCGGCCCGCCCGACGACCCGTGGGCCGACCTGCCCCGGGTCAACGTGCTCCTGCTCGGCTCGGACGCCGCGGAGGCTCGGGAGGGGACCCGGACCGACACGATGATCGTCGCGAGCATCGACACCCACACCGGCGACTCCGTCCTGTTCTCCGTGCCGCGCAACCTGCAGAAGGTGCCCTTCCCGCGCGACAGCCCGCTGCACCAGCTCTTCCCCAACGGCTACGACTGCGGCAACCAGTGCCTGATGAACGCCGTGTGGACCCTGGCAGACCTCACCGCCGAGGAGCACCCCGACTGGTTCGCCGGCGACCCCGACCCGGGGCTCACGGCCACCCGCGAGGTGCTGGAGACGGTCCTGGGGCTGCCGATCCAGCACACGGTGATCGTCAACCTGGACGGCTTCGCCGACCTCGTCGACGCGATCGGCGGCGTGCTGGTCACGGTCAAGGACCCGATCCCGATCAACGGTCGCACCTTCACCAACGCCCAGGGGAACATCCAGCTCGACACCAGCAGCAAGGTGGAGTGGCTGCAGCCGGGAACCCAGCGGCTCACCGGCAAGCAGGCGCTGGGCTACGCCCGCTCCCGCGTGACCACCGACGACTACGACCGGATGCGCCGCCAGCGCTGCATCGTCGCGGCCGTCGTGCACCAGGTGGAGCCGATGACGCTGCTCCAGCGCTACCCGCAGATCATCGGCGCGGTGGGCGACAACGTGGTGACCGACATCCCCCGGCAGGACCTGCCGACCTGGGCCGAGCTGACCCTCCTCGTGCAGGGCGCGACGATGAAGAGCCTGCCCTTCACCGAGTCCAACACCGACACGGTCGACCCCAACTTCTCCGACATCCGGGCCCGGGTCTGGGAGGCCATCCACCCGGCGCCGGAGGCGCCGGCCACCCCCGGCGACAGCGGGAGCAGCACCGCCACCGCCTCCCCGACCGACGGCGACCGGCAGACGACGACCGCGCCGGGCCCGCAGGACCCAGGGACCACCACGCCGCCGGACAAGCTCGAGGACGTCGGCGCGGTCTGCGACTGA
- a CDS encoding YtxH domain-containing protein: protein MNKLWLLIGAGIGYVLGARAGRERYDQLADQANKLWTDPRVQTKVEEAKAKAPEVAHTLGEQAKAKVDEVKSKVTGHESLAADGTYENATGSYSPQDGLQVDESKLGPTDAFRPDGDAQA, encoded by the coding sequence ATGAACAAGCTCTGGCTGCTCATCGGCGCAGGGATCGGATACGTCCTCGGGGCGCGCGCCGGGCGTGAGCGCTACGACCAGCTCGCCGACCAGGCCAACAAGCTGTGGACCGACCCGCGCGTCCAGACCAAGGTCGAGGAGGCCAAGGCCAAGGCGCCGGAGGTGGCGCACACCCTCGGCGAGCAGGCGAAGGCCAAGGTCGACGAGGTCAAGAGCAAGGTCACGGGGCACGAGTCCCTGGCCGCCGACGGCACCTACGAGAACGCGACCGGCTCCTACTCCCCGCAGGACGGGCTGCAGGTCGACGAGTCCAAGCTGGGACCGACCGACGCCTTCCGTCCTGACGGCGACGCGCAGGCCTGA
- the epsC gene encoding serine O-acetyltransferase EpsC translates to MALLGRLLGGVREDLDAAVARDPATSSRLEMALASPGLHAVWTHRVSHAMWKAGARLPARLLSQAARAATGVEIHPGAQIGRRFFIDHGMGVVIGETAEVGDDVMLYHGVTLGGRSMEPVKRHPTLGDGVTVGAGAKILGDVLLGHGAQVGANAVVTKDVPSMAVATGIPAKVRRLDAAADPQATLYDDPAIWI, encoded by the coding sequence ATGGCCCTTCTCGGGCGCCTCCTGGGTGGTGTCCGGGAGGACCTGGACGCCGCCGTGGCACGGGATCCCGCGACCTCGAGCCGCCTGGAGATGGCGCTGGCGTCGCCGGGCCTGCACGCGGTCTGGACGCACCGCGTCTCGCACGCGATGTGGAAGGCCGGGGCGAGGCTGCCCGCACGGCTGCTCTCGCAGGCGGCCCGGGCGGCGACCGGGGTGGAGATCCATCCCGGTGCGCAGATCGGACGGCGCTTCTTCATCGACCACGGCATGGGCGTGGTCATCGGCGAGACCGCCGAGGTCGGCGACGACGTCATGCTCTACCACGGCGTGACGCTGGGCGGCCGCTCGATGGAGCCGGTCAAGCGCCACCCGACCCTCGGCGACGGCGTCACCGTCGGCGCAGGCGCGAAGATCCTGGGGGACGTGCTGCTCGGCCACGGCGCGCAGGTCGGTGCCAACGCCGTCGTCACCAAGGACGTGCCGTCGATGGCGGTCGCCACCGGCATCCCGGCCAAGGTCCGCCGGCTCGATGCGGCGGCCGACCCGCAGGCCACGCTCTACGACGACCCGGCCATCTGGATCTAG